The proteins below come from a single Nocardiopsis gilva YIM 90087 genomic window:
- the thpR gene encoding RNA 2',3'-cyclic phosphodiesterase produces the protein MRLFLAIDPPDDLLERVEEAASALRADGDGLRWSHPEDWHLTLVFLGEVDDGLRTLLEKRFAAEIHHHPPLSLAVRGAGTFPGDETRARVLWAGFEGDIGALGRLAADLRRVARKSGVPIERRPYVPHLTLARSRIPADVSGHRSVLRSLATPFWTADTVRLLQSIPGGSPRYRTVATWPLG, from the coding sequence ATGCGGCTCTTCCTCGCTATCGATCCCCCGGACGACCTGCTGGAGCGTGTGGAGGAGGCGGCCAGCGCGCTCCGGGCCGACGGCGACGGCCTGCGCTGGAGCCACCCCGAGGACTGGCACCTCACCCTCGTCTTCCTCGGCGAGGTCGACGACGGCCTCCGGACACTTCTGGAGAAGCGCTTCGCCGCCGAGATCCACCACCACCCGCCTCTCTCGCTCGCGGTACGCGGGGCGGGCACCTTCCCCGGCGACGAAACGCGGGCCCGCGTGCTGTGGGCGGGGTTCGAGGGGGACATCGGCGCGCTCGGCCGACTCGCCGCCGACCTGCGCCGCGTGGCCCGGAAGTCCGGGGTGCCGATCGAACGCCGCCCCTACGTGCCGCACCTCACTCTGGCGCGCAGCCGCATCCCCGCCGACGTCAGCGGCCACCGCTCCGTCCTGCGCTCCCTGGCCACTCCGTTCTGGACGGCGGACACCGTTCGGCTGCTCCAGAGCATCCCCGGAGGGTCTCCCCGGTACCGAACCGTCGCCACCTGGCCATTAGGCTGA
- a CDS encoding citrate synthase 2, whose amino-acid sequence MSDFRPGLEGVLAFETEIAEPDKEGGALRYRGVDIENLVGRVTFGRVWGLLVDDSFSPGLPFPDPIDDPVRTGDVRVDVQSTLATLAPRWGLKPLLDIDDAEARDNLARAASTALSLIAQSARGEAPRVPRSSIEQGTSVVERFMIELRGEPDPQHVKAVDAYWTSAAEHGMNASTFTARVIASTGADVAAALSGAVGAMSGPLHGGAPARVLHMLDETERIGDARTYVRQALDRGERIMGFGHRVYRAEDPRARVLRRTAKELDAPRFEVAAALENAALEELHARKPDRVLATNVEYWAAVVLDFAEIPSTLFTSMFTSARTAGWAAHILEQKQTGRLIRPSASYIGPAERDMATVPGAEEALAEGI is encoded by the coding sequence ATGTCGGACTTCAGACCCGGGCTCGAAGGAGTCCTGGCGTTCGAGACCGAAATCGCCGAGCCCGACAAGGAAGGCGGCGCCCTCCGGTACCGCGGCGTCGACATCGAGAACCTCGTCGGACGGGTGACCTTCGGGCGGGTGTGGGGATTGCTGGTCGACGACAGTTTCAGCCCCGGACTTCCCTTCCCCGATCCCATCGACGACCCCGTGCGCACCGGCGACGTCCGCGTCGACGTGCAGAGCACCCTGGCGACCCTGGCGCCGCGCTGGGGCCTCAAACCACTGCTCGACATCGACGACGCCGAAGCGCGCGACAACCTCGCCCGCGCCGCTTCCACCGCCCTGTCCCTCATCGCGCAGTCCGCGCGCGGGGAGGCACCGCGCGTCCCGCGAAGCAGCATCGAGCAGGGCACGTCCGTTGTCGAGCGGTTCATGATCGAGCTGCGCGGCGAGCCGGACCCCCAGCATGTCAAGGCGGTGGACGCCTACTGGACCTCCGCCGCCGAGCACGGCATGAACGCCTCCACCTTCACCGCCCGCGTCATCGCCTCCACCGGAGCCGACGTGGCCGCCGCGCTGTCCGGCGCCGTCGGCGCGATGTCCGGCCCGCTGCACGGCGGTGCCCCGGCGCGCGTGTTGCACATGCTGGACGAGACCGAGCGCATCGGCGACGCGCGCACCTATGTCCGCCAGGCACTGGACCGGGGCGAACGAATCATGGGCTTCGGCCACCGCGTCTACCGCGCGGAGGACCCGAGGGCGCGGGTGCTGCGGCGTACCGCCAAGGAGCTCGACGCGCCCCGCTTCGAGGTCGCCGCGGCCCTGGAGAACGCCGCCCTGGAGGAGCTGCACGCCCGCAAGCCCGACCGGGTGCTGGCCACCAACGTGGAGTACTGGGCGGCCGTCGTGCTGGACTTCGCCGAGATCCCCTCGACGCTGTTCACGTCGATGTTCACCAGCGCGCGCACCGCCGGGTGGGCGGCGCACATCCTGGAGCAGAAGCAGACCGGCCGACTGATCCGGCCCAGCGCCAGCTATATCGGTCCGGCGGAGCGGGACATGGCGACCGTTCCCGGCGCCGAGGAGGCACTGGCCGAGGGCATCTAG
- a CDS encoding glycerophosphodiester phosphodiesterase produces MRRNKQEPSIKIISHRGASGHRPEHTLGSYELGARVGGDFIEIDLVATKDGRLVARHEPEIGGTTDVADHPEFADRRTTRVIDGEEHTGWFTEDFTLDELKTLRTTERIPDIRPDNTSHDGEYEIPTLEEIIALAKRLTAELGRPIGIYPETKHPEYHVSIGLDLEPPLIATLREHGLTGPEPEVPVFLQSFEADSLKKLAETELPLVFLMGTEEHWQRYLTPEGLAEVATFAHAIGPNKNSIIGRDDNGDLTEPTTLVDDAHEAGLLVHPYTFRSENHFLPAGLRSGDDAGAYGGFAAEYELFFQAGVDGVFSDHSRHAFLAREIYMQEG; encoded by the coding sequence GTGCGCAGGAACAAGCAGGAACCCAGCATCAAGATCATTTCGCACCGCGGTGCGTCGGGCCACCGCCCCGAGCACACCCTGGGCTCCTACGAGCTGGGGGCCCGCGTCGGCGGCGACTTCATCGAGATCGACCTGGTCGCGACCAAGGACGGCCGCCTGGTCGCGCGGCACGAGCCCGAGATCGGCGGGACCACCGACGTGGCCGACCACCCCGAGTTCGCCGACCGCCGCACCACCCGCGTCATCGACGGCGAGGAGCACACCGGCTGGTTCACCGAGGACTTCACCCTCGACGAGCTGAAGACGCTGCGCACCACCGAGCGCATCCCCGACATCCGCCCCGACAACACCTCGCACGACGGCGAGTACGAGATCCCCACCCTGGAGGAGATCATCGCGCTGGCCAAGCGGCTCACCGCCGAGCTGGGCCGCCCGATCGGGATCTACCCGGAGACCAAGCATCCCGAGTACCACGTCTCGATCGGCCTGGACCTGGAGCCGCCGCTGATCGCGACCCTGCGCGAGCACGGCCTGACCGGCCCGGAGCCCGAGGTCCCGGTCTTCCTGCAGTCGTTCGAGGCCGACAGCCTGAAGAAGCTGGCCGAGACCGAGCTGCCGCTGGTCTTCCTTATGGGCACCGAGGAGCACTGGCAGCGCTACCTCACGCCCGAGGGCCTGGCCGAGGTCGCCACCTTCGCCCACGCCATCGGCCCGAACAAGAACTCCATCATCGGCCGCGACGACAACGGCGACCTCACCGAGCCCACCACCCTCGTCGACGACGCCCACGAGGCCGGTCTCCTCGTCCACCCCTACACCTTCCGCAGCGAGAACCACTTCCTCCCGGCCGGCCTCCGCTCCGGCGACGACGCAGGGGCCTACGGCGGCTTCGCCGCCGAGTACGAGCTGTTCTTCCAGGCCGGCGTCGACGGCGTCTTCAGCGACCACTCCCGCCACGCCTTCCTGGCACGGGAGATCTATATGCAGGAAGGGTGA
- a CDS encoding SpoIIE family protein phosphatase, with the protein MKRWGEAFYDDGALSGAEVFEQAQIAVFVADRFSHLMYWNTFARELLGFADDRDLLGISLLDMGVHEADHERAAQLARRVLKGETWEGTFAVLRSDSTWIHLRSHAVPLRHSSGSIEGIVLFAHEAMRYGRVEEQYGLLDRVGSRLASSLEFDTTVKAVAEILVPQFADHCFVDLFDHDRLVRRVSVHAEGWTPPPGTWFDVGEEVRYPDRHFVYEAMRTLQTQVVTDRMHPVDVAGERSTQVAEQVGVTSAIAAPLRARGETLGVLTLALSRLSPREKTSYGGFDRDLVGAIASRVALAIDNARLFEEERSTALAFQNSLLPSSFPPFDGLSIAHRYVPAKPLEAHGHGIQTQVGGDFYDVIPLSAGRVGMVVGDVEGRGPHAAAVMGQLRAALRAFAQADREPADILRELDEWVRRLGRPDGDGGTWVPSVSCLYMVYDAWSRSLSYANAGHQAPLLISDGQVSELALEVTDTLLGVKHKGVPFDDAIYHQADLTLPPGATLLLYTDGLVDRRPLGGTVNLHRSLAQLVEGVRAVADRGVEQIAETAVTAVPGEIDDDTALLVVRSHPEELAIQEEWFAAEPPTVGAARHMASSTFRSWGMDRDQAELACLLVSEIVTNVVIHATPAPVHREFTTDGVKDSDLPFTPGGAMGLDDFDEDWSDLLEEVQEADASATDEDDERRRFLLRLRRGASSVWVEVFDHDLRLPRIRSAGADDEGGRGLYLVDQLASRWGSRPTPDGKAVWFEIPLKGE; encoded by the coding sequence ATGAAGCGGTGGGGGGAAGCCTTCTACGACGATGGCGCGCTCTCCGGTGCTGAGGTCTTCGAACAGGCGCAGATCGCTGTTTTCGTGGCCGACCGCTTCAGTCACCTCATGTACTGGAACACGTTCGCGCGCGAACTGCTCGGCTTCGCGGACGACCGCGATCTCCTCGGCATCTCCCTCCTCGACATGGGCGTGCACGAGGCCGACCACGAGCGTGCCGCCCAGCTCGCCCGCCGCGTGCTGAAGGGCGAGACGTGGGAGGGCACGTTCGCCGTCCTCCGCTCCGACTCCACCTGGATCCACCTGCGATCCCACGCGGTCCCGCTGCGGCACAGCTCCGGGTCGATCGAGGGCATCGTCCTCTTCGCCCACGAGGCCATGCGCTACGGCCGGGTGGAGGAGCAGTACGGCCTGCTCGACCGGGTGGGCAGCCGCCTGGCCAGCTCGCTCGAATTCGACACGACCGTGAAAGCGGTCGCCGAGATCCTCGTGCCCCAGTTCGCCGACCACTGCTTCGTCGACCTCTTCGACCACGACCGACTCGTCCGCCGCGTCTCGGTCCACGCCGAGGGCTGGACTCCGCCCCCAGGCACCTGGTTCGACGTCGGTGAAGAGGTCCGATATCCCGATCGGCACTTTGTCTACGAGGCGATGCGCACCCTGCAGACGCAGGTCGTCACCGATCGCATGCACCCCGTCGACGTCGCCGGCGAGCGCTCGACCCAGGTCGCCGAACAGGTGGGGGTGACATCGGCCATCGCGGCGCCTCTGCGCGCCCGCGGTGAAACCCTGGGCGTGCTCACCCTCGCCCTCTCCCGCCTGTCCCCCCGCGAGAAGACGAGCTACGGCGGCTTCGACCGCGACCTGGTCGGCGCCATCGCGTCGCGGGTCGCACTCGCCATCGACAACGCCCGGCTGTTCGAGGAGGAGCGCAGCACCGCGCTGGCGTTCCAGAACAGCCTGCTGCCCAGCTCCTTCCCGCCGTTCGACGGCCTGTCGATCGCGCACCGCTACGTCCCGGCCAAGCCCTTGGAGGCGCACGGCCACGGCATCCAGACCCAGGTCGGCGGCGACTTCTACGACGTCATCCCGCTGTCGGCGGGGCGGGTCGGCATGGTCGTCGGCGACGTCGAGGGCCGCGGTCCGCACGCCGCCGCGGTCATGGGCCAGCTGCGCGCCGCCCTGCGCGCGTTCGCCCAGGCCGACCGCGAACCCGCCGACATCCTGCGGGAGCTGGACGAATGGGTGCGCCGCCTCGGTCGCCCCGACGGCGACGGCGGTACCTGGGTGCCCAGTGTCAGCTGCCTCTACATGGTCTACGACGCGTGGTCGCGGTCGCTGTCGTACGCGAACGCGGGGCACCAGGCGCCGCTGCTCATCAGCGACGGGCAGGTGTCGGAGCTCGCCCTGGAGGTCACCGACACGCTGCTGGGCGTCAAGCACAAGGGCGTCCCCTTCGACGACGCCATCTACCACCAGGCCGACCTGACCCTGCCCCCCGGCGCCACGCTGCTGCTCTACACCGACGGGCTGGTCGACCGCCGTCCGCTGGGCGGCACGGTCAACCTGCACCGGTCGCTGGCCCAGTTGGTGGAGGGCGTGCGCGCGGTCGCGGACCGGGGCGTCGAGCAGATCGCGGAGACCGCCGTCACGGCGGTGCCGGGGGAGATCGACGACGACACCGCGCTGCTCGTCGTCCGCTCCCACCCCGAGGAACTGGCGATCCAGGAAGAGTGGTTCGCCGCGGAGCCGCCCACGGTCGGCGCGGCCCGCCACATGGCCTCCAGTACGTTCCGCAGCTGGGGGATGGACCGCGATCAGGCGGAGCTGGCCTGCCTGCTGGTGTCGGAGATCGTCACCAACGTCGTCATCCACGCGACGCCGGCGCCGGTGCACCGGGAGTTCACCACCGACGGCGTCAAGGATTCCGATCTCCCCTTCACTCCCGGCGGCGCGATGGGCCTCGACGACTTCGACGAGGACTGGTCGGATCTGCTGGAAGAGGTCCAGGAAGCTGACGCGTCGGCGACGGACGAGGACGACGAGCGCCGCCGCTTCCTGCTGCGCCTGCGCCGGGGAGCGTCGTCGGTGTGGGTCGAGGTGTTCGACCACGACCTGCGCCTGCCGCGGATCCGCAGCGCGGGCGCCGACGACGAGGGCGGCAGAGGCCTGTACCTCGTCGACCAACTGGCATCCAGATGGGGATCGCGCCCCACTCCGGACGGCAAGGCCGTGTGGTTCGAGATCCCGCTGAAGGGCGAATAA
- a CDS encoding metal-dependent transcriptional regulator, which yields MTAHGLIDTTEMYLRTIFELEEEGIVPLRARIAERLAQSGPTVSQTVARMERDGLLRVENDRHLVMTHEGRRLATHVMRKHRLAERLLVDVIGLPWEEVHVEACRWEHVISEAVEERLVRLLNAPSVCPHGNPIPGLDELGLEDYSPEPFTDDSIVPMLDVANGTETKVTVRRISEQLQSDTDVMLDLKRAGVQPGKEVTLLLSDDGVRVIGGSDRNGERSELDRHIAGHIFVAKP from the coding sequence TTGACCGCACACGGCCTTATCGACACCACGGAGATGTATCTCCGGACGATCTTCGAGCTCGAAGAAGAGGGCATTGTGCCGCTTCGGGCGCGGATCGCGGAGCGTCTCGCGCAGAGTGGCCCCACGGTCAGTCAGACGGTTGCCCGGATGGAGCGCGATGGCCTGCTTCGCGTCGAGAACGACCGCCACCTCGTGATGACCCACGAAGGCCGTCGGCTCGCGACGCACGTCATGCGCAAGCACCGGCTGGCCGAGCGCCTGTTGGTCGACGTCATCGGACTGCCCTGGGAAGAGGTCCACGTCGAGGCGTGCCGCTGGGAGCACGTGATCTCCGAGGCCGTGGAGGAGCGCTTGGTGCGGCTGCTCAACGCCCCCTCGGTCTGTCCGCACGGCAACCCCATCCCGGGGCTGGACGAGCTCGGCCTGGAGGACTATTCTCCCGAGCCCTTCACCGACGACTCGATCGTGCCGATGCTGGACGTCGCGAACGGCACGGAGACCAAGGTGACGGTGCGTCGGATCAGCGAGCAGCTGCAAAGCGACACCGATGTCATGCTGGATCTGAAGCGTGCCGGGGTACAACCCGGGAAGGAAGTGACGCTTCTGCTGAGCGATGACGGCGTGCGGGTGATTGGTGGGAGCGACAGGAATGGCGAGCGCAGCGAACTGGATCGGCACATCGCCGGCCACATTTTCGTCGCCAAGCCATAA
- a CDS encoding MFS transporter, whose translation MFRSLANRNYRLFISGQVVSNTGTWMQRIAQDWLVLALSDGSGVALGITTALQFLPMMLLGLWGGTLVDRMSKRHLLIATQAAMGLLALGLGTLTVAGHAEVWHVYLFALALGTVTVLDNPGRQTFVEEMVGRRDLPNAVALNSASFQLGRVAGPAIAGLMIAAVGSGVVFLVNAVSFAGVILGLALMRPAELHVTESVPRAKGQTREGLAYILGRPDLLLLLVMTAFVQLFGANVQNQIALITKNEFETGPAPYGIAAAALAVGALSGALLAARRERPRLRVILAGAVLFGALQAVASLMPGYLGFVAVLFPMGLAFMTWTTSLNAHFQLSVPPTMRGRVMAIYMLFFLGMTPVGAPIVGFLADTFGPRTGLAIGGTVSMAVVLLVAAMLAHRNRAKAPPVGTNREQGGQ comes from the coding sequence ATGTTCCGCTCGCTGGCCAACCGCAACTACCGGCTGTTCATCTCCGGCCAGGTCGTCTCCAACACCGGCACCTGGATGCAGCGCATCGCGCAGGACTGGCTGGTGCTGGCGCTCAGCGACGGCAGCGGTGTGGCGCTCGGCATCACCACCGCACTGCAGTTCCTGCCCATGATGCTGCTGGGCCTGTGGGGCGGAACGCTCGTCGACCGCATGTCCAAGCGCCACCTGCTCATCGCGACGCAGGCCGCCATGGGCCTGCTGGCCCTCGGGCTCGGCACCCTCACCGTCGCGGGCCACGCGGAAGTGTGGCATGTCTACCTCTTCGCCCTCGCCCTCGGCACGGTCACCGTCCTGGACAACCCCGGACGCCAGACGTTCGTCGAGGAGATGGTCGGCCGCCGCGACCTGCCCAACGCCGTCGCTCTGAACAGCGCGAGCTTCCAGCTGGGACGGGTCGCCGGACCCGCCATCGCCGGGCTGATGATCGCCGCCGTCGGCAGCGGCGTGGTCTTCCTCGTCAACGCGGTGTCGTTCGCCGGGGTCATCCTCGGTCTGGCGCTGATGCGCCCCGCAGAGCTGCACGTCACCGAATCGGTCCCGCGCGCCAAGGGGCAGACCCGCGAGGGGCTCGCCTACATCCTCGGCCGCCCCGACCTGCTCCTGCTCCTGGTCATGACCGCGTTCGTCCAGCTCTTCGGCGCCAATGTGCAGAACCAGATCGCGCTGATCACCAAGAACGAGTTCGAGACCGGGCCCGCCCCCTACGGGATCGCGGCCGCCGCGCTCGCCGTGGGCGCCCTGTCCGGGGCGCTGCTGGCGGCCCGCAGGGAACGGCCGCGGCTGCGCGTGATCCTAGCCGGGGCGGTCCTGTTCGGCGCACTCCAGGCGGTGGCCTCCCTGATGCCCGGCTACCTGGGATTCGTCGCCGTGCTCTTCCCCATGGGGCTCGCGTTCATGACGTGGACGACCTCCCTCAACGCCCACTTCCAACTGAGCGTCCCTCCGACGATGCGCGGCCGGGTGATGGCCATCTACATGCTCTTCTTCCTCGGGATGACGCCCGTGGGGGCGCCCATCGTGGGGTTCCTCGCCGACACGTTCGGCCCGCGGACCGGGCTGGCTATCGGCGGGACGGTGAGCATGGCCGTCGTCCTCCTCGTTGCCGCGATGTTGGCGCACCGCAACCGCGCGAAGGCCCCGCCAGTGGGAACAAACAGGGAACAAGGAGGGCAGTAG
- a CDS encoding SdiA-regulated/phytase-like domain-containing protein, with amino-acid sequence MRKRAVLALPIMCAVLSATPGAADVTPAPPESSPQESAGKNVPEGSEVRFRIDDPRIRESSGMAASRRHEGVFWTHNDSGDYGPEIYAVDEDGRVLATVTLTGDGVDARDWEAIAIGEDDDGEPAIYVGDIGDNFNGGWPNVRVYRLPEPARLTDQTVEATTFTFTYEDGGRDAEGMMIDPRDNRLYVVSKEIGGGVYAAPDTLDPAGANTLTRIDSAPLYPTDAAFAPDGSQYAIRTYWGATIYDAADGVDGRIIDRISLPKTDQGESLTYLPDGSGLLAGSEGASSPVWYVPLTDLASAAPSPSDTPDSPSAEQSPTEADSGGGAALLIGSGVVVAALLIAGIVILVRRI; translated from the coding sequence ATGAGGAAACGCGCCGTGCTGGCCCTCCCGATCATGTGCGCGGTGCTTTCCGCGACGCCCGGCGCCGCTGACGTCACCCCCGCTCCGCCCGAATCCTCCCCCCAGGAGTCGGCCGGGAAGAACGTCCCCGAGGGCTCCGAGGTCCGCTTCCGCATCGACGACCCGCGGATCCGGGAATCCAGCGGCATGGCGGCGTCCCGGCGGCACGAGGGCGTGTTCTGGACCCACAACGACAGCGGCGACTACGGGCCCGAGATCTACGCGGTCGACGAGGACGGACGCGTGCTCGCCACGGTCACCCTGACCGGGGACGGTGTGGACGCGCGCGACTGGGAGGCCATCGCGATCGGGGAGGACGACGACGGCGAGCCCGCGATCTACGTCGGCGACATCGGCGACAACTTCAACGGCGGCTGGCCGAACGTGCGTGTTTACCGGCTCCCGGAACCCGCGCGGCTCACCGACCAGACCGTCGAGGCGACGACGTTCACCTTCACCTACGAGGACGGTGGCCGCGACGCCGAAGGCATGATGATCGACCCGCGCGACAACCGGCTCTACGTCGTCAGCAAGGAGATCGGCGGGGGCGTCTACGCGGCCCCGGACACCCTCGACCCGGCGGGCGCCAACACCCTCACCCGTATCGACTCCGCTCCGCTGTACCCCACCGACGCCGCCTTCGCCCCCGACGGCTCCCAGTACGCCATCCGCACCTACTGGGGCGCCACCATCTACGACGCCGCCGACGGGGTCGACGGCCGCATCATCGACCGCATCAGCCTCCCCAAGACGGACCAGGGCGAATCCCTGACCTACCTCCCGGACGGCAGCGGCCTGCTGGCGGGCTCGGAGGGCGCGTCCAGCCCGGTCTGGTACGTCCCGCTGACCGATCTCGCCTCCGCGGCCCCCTCGCCCTCCGATACCCCGGACTCGCCCTCGGCCGAGCAATCCCCCACCGAGGCGGACTCAGGCGGCGGCGCCGCCCTCCTCATCGGCTCGGGCGTCGTGGTTGCCGCACTGCTCATCGCGGGCATCGTCATCCTGGTCCGACGGATCTGA
- the pdxH gene encoding pyridoxamine 5'-phosphate oxidase: MNHFDPAELRESYGRSPLRLSDLVPHPMEQFHTWFTQVHGSGVVEPNAMILSTVEPSGAPRGRTVLMKGYDSSGLRFFTNYRSRKGRALESDPRVSVVFPWHPMSLQVMIMGSVERLSDAENDRYFRSRPRGSQIGAWASEQQSSPVEGRAELDERYERLRHAWPDGVEVPRPPYWGGYRVHPGEMEFWRGSPDRMHDRFRYLLVEGESADGRWVVERLSP, translated from the coding sequence GTGAACCATTTTGACCCTGCTGAGCTGCGCGAATCCTATGGCCGTTCACCACTGCGCCTCTCGGACCTTGTCCCGCACCCCATGGAGCAGTTTCACACGTGGTTCACCCAGGTGCACGGATCCGGGGTGGTCGAGCCGAACGCGATGATCCTGTCGACCGTCGAGCCGTCGGGCGCTCCCCGGGGCCGCACGGTTCTGATGAAGGGCTACGACAGCTCGGGGCTCCGCTTCTTCACCAACTACCGCTCGCGCAAGGGCCGCGCTCTGGAGTCGGACCCGCGTGTCTCCGTGGTGTTCCCCTGGCACCCGATGTCCCTCCAGGTCATGATCATGGGCAGTGTCGAACGTCTCAGTGACGCGGAGAACGACCGCTATTTCCGGTCCCGCCCCCGCGGATCGCAGATCGGGGCGTGGGCCAGCGAGCAGCAGTCGTCCCCCGTCGAGGGGCGGGCGGAACTGGACGAACGCTACGAGCGGCTGCGGCACGCGTGGCCCGACGGCGTCGAGGTGCCCCGGCCCCCGTACTGGGGCGGATACCGCGTTCACCCTGGTGAGATGGAGTTTTGGCGGGGCAGTCCGGACCGGATGCACGATCGGTTCCGCTACCTGCTGGTCGAGGGGGAGTCGGCCGACGGGAGATGGGTGGTCGAGCGTCTCTCTCCCTAG
- the serC gene encoding phosphoserine transaminase: MTEIQIPANLLPKDGRFGCGPSKVRPEQLNALASSGSTYFGTSHRKKAVKSLVGRVRSGLADLFALPDGYEVVVGNGGTTAFWDIAAHGLIREKSQHLSFGEFSSKFAKVTKGAPWLAEPSVIATDPGTHGEPRAEDGVDAYALTHNETSTGVAAPIRRPAGAADDALVLVDATSGAGGLPVDIAETDVYYFAPQKCFAADGGLWIAIMSPRALARVTEIADSGRYVPEFFSLPTAIDNSRKDQTYNTPAVGTLLLLAEQIEWLNGQGGLDWAVGRTAESSGILYNWAEKASFATPFVVDPAQRSQVVGTIDFTDDVDAAAVAATLRANGIVDTEPYRKLGRNQLRIGMFPAIEPADVQALTECIDHVVGKLA; encoded by the coding sequence GTGACCGAAATACAGATTCCCGCGAACCTCCTGCCCAAAGACGGACGTTTCGGCTGCGGCCCGTCGAAGGTCCGTCCCGAGCAACTGAACGCCCTCGCTTCGTCCGGGTCGACCTACTTCGGCACCTCCCATCGGAAGAAGGCAGTGAAGTCCCTCGTCGGACGCGTCCGCTCCGGTCTCGCGGACCTGTTCGCACTGCCCGACGGCTACGAGGTCGTCGTCGGCAACGGCGGCACCACCGCCTTCTGGGACATCGCCGCGCACGGCCTGATCCGGGAGAAGTCCCAGCACCTGTCGTTCGGCGAGTTCTCCTCGAAGTTCGCCAAGGTCACCAAGGGCGCGCCGTGGCTCGCGGAGCCCTCCGTCATCGCCACCGACCCCGGGACGCACGGCGAGCCGCGCGCCGAGGACGGGGTGGACGCCTACGCGCTCACCCACAACGAGACCTCCACCGGCGTGGCCGCGCCGATCCGCCGTCCGGCGGGCGCCGCCGACGACGCGCTGGTGCTGGTCGACGCCACCAGCGGTGCCGGGGGTCTGCCGGTCGACATCGCCGAGACCGACGTCTACTACTTCGCGCCGCAGAAGTGCTTCGCCGCCGACGGCGGGCTGTGGATCGCGATCATGTCGCCCCGGGCCCTGGCGCGGGTCACCGAGATCGCCGACAGCGGGCGCTACGTGCCGGAGTTCTTCTCCCTGCCGACCGCGATCGACAACTCCCGCAAGGACCAGACCTACAACACACCGGCCGTGGGGACCCTGCTGCTGCTCGCCGAGCAGATCGAGTGGCTGAACGGCCAGGGCGGCCTCGACTGGGCCGTGGGCCGCACCGCCGAGTCGTCGGGGATCCTCTACAACTGGGCGGAGAAGGCGTCGTTCGCCACCCCCTTCGTGGTCGACCCGGCGCAGCGCTCGCAGGTCGTCGGCACGATCGACTTCACCGACGACGTGGACGCCGCCGCGGTGGCGGCGACGCTGCGCGCCAACGGCATCGTGGACACCGAGCCGTACCGCAAGCTGGGCCGCAACCAGCTGCGCATCGGGATGTTCCCGGCGATCGAGCCGGCCGACGTGCAGGCGCTCACCGAGTGCATCGACCACGTCGTCGGCAAGTTGGCCTGA
- a CDS encoding 3-keto-5-aminohexanoate cleavage protein, whose translation MRIVACLNGDRRPGAHPALPISMDQVAEDARAAVDSGADEIHVHPRDKRGAEALDPQVLTPLLERLRAAVPGVPISVTTALSAEPDPWRRYDVVQRWGQLPDSATVNLHEPGSVEVARLLLDRRVRVEAGVWTVEAARILAASGLSEEFSAVLIEPTQATTQAALENASAIAGILDRAGIELPRLLHGQDDTAWPVLDAAIEAGHDIRIGLEDTLRTPEGAEAADNADLVARAVARVAATA comes from the coding sequence ATGCGAATCGTCGCCTGCCTCAACGGTGACCGCCGTCCGGGTGCGCATCCCGCCCTGCCGATCTCGATGGACCAGGTAGCCGAGGATGCCCGCGCGGCCGTGGACAGCGGCGCCGACGAGATCCACGTCCACCCGCGGGACAAGCGGGGGGCTGAAGCACTGGATCCCCAGGTCCTCACCCCGTTGCTGGAGCGCCTGCGCGCGGCCGTCCCCGGCGTACCGATCAGCGTGACCACCGCGCTGTCCGCCGAGCCCGATCCGTGGCGCCGCTACGACGTCGTCCAGCGCTGGGGCCAATTGCCGGATTCGGCCACCGTCAATCTGCACGAGCCCGGGTCGGTGGAGGTCGCCCGGCTGCTACTCGACCGCCGGGTACGGGTCGAGGCCGGGGTGTGGACGGTCGAGGCGGCCCGCATTCTGGCCGCCAGCGGACTGTCCGAGGAGTTCAGCGCGGTCCTCATCGAGCCCACACAGGCCACGACCCAGGCGGCGCTGGAGAACGCGTCGGCCATCGCCGGCATCCTCGACCGCGCCGGAATCGAGCTTCCGCGCCTGCTGCACGGGCAGGACGACACCGCCTGGCCGGTACTCGACGCCGCGATCGAGGCCGGGCACGACATCCGCATCGGCCTGGAGGACACGCTGCGCACGCCAGAGGGCGCGGAGGCGGCGGACAACGCCGACCTCGTCGCCCGTGCCGTCGCGCGCGTCGCGGCGACGGCGTGA